ATATGTGTGCAGACTTGAGCACAGTTCGGGATGAAAGAATTGTATTGAATCCCCAGAGTGTGATGCATGCTTTGAGATTCTATGTTAGTCACTTCAATTTGACAAGACAGCAGGCAAGATGCTTTCTTCCGTATATTCTTCTCGAAATTTACCGTATAATATACTGGATTTGACAAGAAATGTTTTACCCTCATAGGATGCTTCAGAAGCTTTTGGTCATCTTTTGACATCAGTGAGGGATGAATTTTCCCACTGCTATGTACCATATAAGAGCTCTCTTGCAGACATTACCATGTTTCACTCCAAAGTGTACAAGCAAAGGGAAGGTAACCAATCCGAATGCGAGCGCTGGAAACAAAACATATTTGGTCCATTTGATGGGACTATTGGCAGCACATTATCTTGCAGAAATTGTTCATCTGTGGTAGATATCTACACCTCTTTCTTTTTTAACTATTACTCCGTAACACGTAATTTGTGAACTATTTAGCTACTGTCATTTCTACAGCTAGATGCACTTTTTTGTTTGTTTCTGTAGCTAGATGCATTTTATTACCCAAACCCCCTCTTACTACCAATACATCTCGTCTTTCAGCAACCCGAATGCACACCTTGGGCCATTACTTTTTATAGCTGCGCATTATTATATTTGTGAAATATGTTAGTATGCAATCTACTAATGATAAATAGCTCACACAGGAGAACTACCAAAAATTTCTAGACATAATAGCTTGAAGGAGATTATTGTATCTAGAGGAGAGAGGAATAAAAATAGGTTAAGGTGAGAGAGATTTCTACAGTAGAGACTTATTTCTTGCTTGTTTGTAACCACATTGCCACGTACATGGCTTATTATAAGGACTACTGAAACTCCTGTGTTGAACCAATCTCCTAGATTTACATGGACTCAGCTAAAGAATCATCCTGGACAAGGGTGCCTAATAGGCTATAAGCCTATAACTTATACATATTCTACTTCCTTAATTCTCGTTATGGCTGCGCTGTGTGTTCGCCTTGGCTCCAGCCGCGGAACTGCCCTTTTCCGGATTGCTCATCTGGCCCTTGTTTCCTGCTATGTCTTGTAGTTTTTATATGCTAATAATACTGCTGACTTAACAGTATTAGAGTTCGAAATTAAGACGTCTGTCTTAGCTGTCTACGATAGTATATATCTTGGAGTAGTTCGTTTCTGTAGTTTCTTGGAAAGCATGGATAGTTCGTTTGGTCAGAATTGATGAGTTTCTGCCCTCATTGTTGTTAATCTCTCGCAGCTGTCCTTGGACTTCGAGAATTTTCATTGCTTGCCTCTCTCACCTGTACCTGACATAAATGGAGATATTGTATGTCCAAGTGAGCCTTACTAAGCTTTGTTAATTCAGGATACATCAATTAATACTCCCATTCATCCATCATTCATAATGCTTTGTCCCATTGTTAATTCAGATCAGTGGTTGTAGTTTGGTTGATTGCCTGAAGCACTTCACTGTGTTGGAGCAACTTGACCATTACCGCTGTGACCATTGTTGGCATAATGCTGCTGCCAAATATTTCTCTCTTAAATCAGAAGTCGACGAGGTGATTTTTACACGCATATTTTGTTATGAAATTGCACTTGTTTCACAGTTGAGTTTGATATGGTACCTCGTATTGATATCTGTACCAGGAAAAGGTTAACAAACTGCGCACCTGTGTTGATTATGACAGTTGCGACTGCAAGCAGTTATTTGGTCCAGATAAATCAACATGGTCAGTATCTTCGAAAGCAACAAAGCAGTTGGCTATCACTCGCTGTCCGAAGGTATCAACGATTGAAATACACCTTTTGAAAACTTTCATGGAATAATGTCTAAAGATGACATGACACCTGGTGTATTAATGTCTTCTTCCAGATCCTGTGTATTCATTTGCTACGTGCTTCAGTTAGTCTATCTGGTGAACTTGTAAAGCGTCAGGTAAACACAAAAATACATTTGAAAGTTGAAACGTTGTATCTTTCTATGAATTGGGGCTGAATCATCTGTATTTGGATTGCAGGGACACATTTCGTTTCCCTTACTTCTGGATCTAAGTCCATTTGCAGGAGGAACATTCAGCACAGGACAGGGACCTGGACCTTCAGCTATGAACAAGCAAATATATGACCTGCCGTCTCTGCATCTCTATCAGCAACTAAATGCGCAGATGCCTATTAATACGTTTCCTACCGGTGGGAACTCATCGAGTCAGCCGCGTAAGGATGAAGTGTCAAATGGCGGTGGCTGCTCACTTTACAAGGCATGTTGTTTGCATTCTAACAATTTTTATTTGATTTCTCTTTATGGATAACGATGATAATTGCATTCGTCACTAGCACTTAAAATTTTGCTTATCTGATCAATCCATTTACCCTCTTGATCATTTCAGGGAAATGCTGGTGTGGCTACGAGTACTTCGTCATCGTGgtcaacatcattctccacaaagGAGTTATACACACTCTCAGCTGTGGTTGAGCACTACGGTATATGCGGAGGTGGGCATTATGCAGCATACAGGAGAGTAGCATCAAATCCTGATGCCAATGATCCAGTGCGACCTCGTGGCAAGCACTGGGTTTACATCTCAGACGATCACGTATCACAAGTGTCAGAGGTCGATGTTTTGGCTGCGGAAGCCACCCTCCTTTTCTACGAAAGACTGTAGCAGCAGCCTGTTGAGTAGGATTCAGATAAGTTGTACGTTTTTTTTTGGAGAAACTTTGTGCAGTAGCTTTCAAGATTCAGGATTTCTATTTTAGAAAAATAATCTACGATCATCTGGGTCTTGTTTTTGGATCTTACAAGCGGAAGTTTTGTTGGTGATGAAGCACGAGAATGAACTGAGGTTGCAAATCTGGCTTCTGAATAATGTGAGTATTATTCCACTCCGAACTCCAGCTCCTTATGGAGTTATATAGTCACCTTCTTTAACAAAGGGACAGGCCGTCAAAACCGACACCTGGCTAAGCCAACTGGCAATT
This region of Lolium perenne isolate Kyuss_39 chromosome 2, Kyuss_2.0, whole genome shotgun sequence genomic DNA includes:
- the LOC127334843 gene encoding ubiquitin carboxyl-terminal hydrolase 27, with the protein product MGKIEHGNLLVSLDEGHRHGYSLTAVAVGLGIGIAGLCKALHSSLVIPWILRKLFSESERVYYTAGLRNLGNNCFLNVILQALASCDHFVSSLDDLLGSDDVLPEDQSERMPLIFALSSLLEDLSTVRDERIVLNPQSVMHALRFYVSHFNLTRQQDASEAFGHLLTSVRDEFSHCYVPYKSSLADITMFHSKVYKQREGNQSECERWKQNIFGPFDGTIGSTLSCRNCSSVLSLDFENFHCLPLSPVPDINGDIISGCSLVDCLKHFTVLEQLDHYRCDHCWHNAAAKYFSLKSEVDEEKVNKLRTCVDYDSCDCKQLFGPDKSTWSVSSKATKQLAITRCPKILCIHLLRASVSLSGELVKRQGHISFPLLLDLSPFAGGTFSTGQGPGPSAMNKQIYDLPSLHLYQQLNAQMPINTFPTGGNSSSQPRKDEVSNGGGCSLYKGNAGVATSTSSSWSTSFSTKELYTLSAVVEHYGICGGGHYAAYRRVASNPDANDPVRPRGKHWVYISDDHVSQVSEVDVLAAEATLLFYERL